A region of the Epinephelus fuscoguttatus linkage group LG13, E.fuscoguttatus.final_Chr_v1 genome:
ctctgtgtgtctaaacgctcacagcttgccggcaaaacggcccaacatttgccgaaaatctggcagtgtaaacgGGGCTagtgactattctgatcatAGATTCACTTCGTAAGCTTCAGCTGACAACTATGGAGCTCTAGGGCCACAAAGTTAAGAATAGATCCTGGTAAAGACAAAAGTTAATCCCAAAGCTCTTAAGAGAGCAcataaggtaaaaaaaaataaataaataaaaaaaaaatctcttagGATCAGAGAGTACAACTTTTGGGAGGAGTTTCTTGAGCATGCGTCTGgcatggctgcagactcttGAGTAGTGACAAGAGAATGAAGATGTGTCGCGGCAAGTGAAGTAAATCCAACACTAGGGATTACACCAACTGTTGGACTGTATGTGACCATATGTCAGTTTAAATGGTGCTGATTTAGCATCGGTTGTGTTTGATAAGACCTCTGGTGTCAGCTTTAAATGTGACTACAATTAAACATTGacactaaaaaaataaagtttagcACTGTAGCTTTTGGGAGAGACTTGTTAATGTATActgatatttttggactgtcttagaccataggattGACATGGATGAATTTAGAAAATGGccatagttcccctttaataatATAACTATAAACTGAATTTGGTCGGTCAAACAAGCTATCTGGATGCACAAAAATGATTCACATATTTCTTCAAAAACTCATTTATTGTGAGTTATCATCTTAACAGGCATAATATTGATTACAAACCAACAGTTGAACAGCAGGATGTAATggacacaacacacagacaaaggaaGGACAAATAAATACACCTCTGAAACAACTGATAAGTGAAATTAATACGAGtataaaatttaaaagcaaTGTACTGTGTTTATAAAATGTGTAAGAAGAATAACCGTTCTAAATGCCAGAAATTACCACATTTAAAACTAATCAGTCTACATAACACGTTTTGTGTTTAATTACAGTAAAACTTTTAGTACGCACGGCCTCTCTGTCGCCATGCTGAGGGGTTTCATTAGTTAAAAGCACGCGCTCTTGCTGTGTTTCTGAGCGTGGCACTGAAACATAAAATGGTGGCTGAGGTATTGTTTAAACATTACAAGAATCAACCGATGACTTTGACATGAAACGAATAAGGCAGTGAGGGTCCAGGGGCTCCCTCACACAGATTCTGTCCCCGTCTGCTGCACAGATCACCGACAAATActgacaacacacactcacatctgGGGACCTAGTGCATTTAGGGTAAACAAGGTCACTGAGACATCAGGTCATTCTCCCAGTGTCAGTCCTGGAGGCTGTTAATGTTTCCACTGGCTACCAGTGATGCATTAACAGAACTGACGGCCGACACTCATTCAGGACAAGGCACCCTGCTCAATCAGACCCTGGTTAGGGAATGACTTGGTTTCAGTCAGTAGAGCTCCTGGAGTCGTGGGGACACTCCTCTCTGTTCCAGTGTTGACTCCAGTGGCTGTGTAGATGTCTCTGGGTGcatgtgtttgactgtgtgtgtgtgtgtgtgtgtgctgctgaggCTGGGAGGTGAGATCACAGTTTGGGCTGGTTGGCCAGTTTACTCTTCAGGTTCTCTGCCAGCTTGTCCAAGAACTCAAAGGTGTTCAAGTAGTCGGCACGTGTCACACTGcaaacaggaggagaggagacaggacTAAGTAACATTGGCAAGCACTGAGTGTGACTGCTGGGTTTCATTTGCATACATAGCAGTATTAAAGAATGTTTCCATCTGAACCTTGATGAAAAGTAGAATGGTGGGTACAAAGGTGTTTGTGACTTCAAGTTTTCAAGTGACcaatgttgttccaaagttgtataattgcctagagttggttcgtgttctcacggcagcatttacaagaggaccagatcaaatgccttgtgtgagaaagctgctcttgattggtcagaatttccatgtgggaaaaatccaggaagtaaagcaaacgttgaagaagagtacacttgcaagataaatgtgacactttctaatgtcacaatggagggacaactacgcaggttgattttagcgctgctcatcgtggactatattgctgtcattgttcattttagtcaaagcatacagtttgaaaacgaggcaaacgcggctccaactagaaaacaatgttttgatgcattggatgtgctgaatgtgcatattaaggcagtacaggaggaggtgcacattaataatcctccaggactgcaacatgctcatgtttaacccaaacaatgtgtcatgtgactgcagttgcttcacatccaggtcggaacaccttctcaccacaaaccaaccgcaccagagttcatttggaaccggactgagaccacctcttcaagaaggtctcagtctggttgttttggtgcacacctgagtgtgattgctgtgttcacacctgcccaaacgaaccacactgagggggcaaatgaacatgagtttgactgaaccgaaccaaacagggcaggtgtgaaagcagcctcaGTGTAGCTTATCTTGGGATAGTTCAACTGTTGGACACAGTCAAACAGTAGCTATCCTGTTAAATATGTCTTCTGAAATTCTCCAACACCGTTACCAGAACATCAAATCTTATCAATACTACTGCCTTATTTAATTCGGCCCCGGGGCCCATTTAATACCAGGTTTCAGTAGCCATCCCTACTCCTGAGAAAAGGAGCACATGGACTATTTCACATATTGGACTGCCTGATATTGTATCATACATGCAGCCAGACTTGAGATAGTGGTACAACAGTGAAATCCTGCAGCGAACATGAATCAAGTCTTATGCCACAGACATCTACAGCTGGAACACTAAAGCACCTGATGCAGACACTTAAACTGAGTGTTAGATAATGAGGAGACTAACTTTGGGAGGCCTTTGATGCAGATGGCCAAATCCTTGGTCATGAAACCAGCCTCGATGGTCTCCACGCAAACGGCCTCGAGAGCCTCAGCGAACACTcgcagctctgtgttgctgtCCAGCTTTGCCCGGTGGAGCAGGCCCTGCGTCCACGCAAAGATGGAGGCTGTAGCAAACAAACACCCAGCGTAGGGGCAGGATTTAGTAAATTAATTTATATACAGTGTATTATACACAAGGCATGCAAAATAGATAAAAATTACACTAGTTGaacttttgtttttggggtTATGTTTGAGTAGTAGACTATGCGTCATGTTTTACCGATGGGATTGGTGGAGGTCTCTTTTCCCTGCTGGTGTAGTCTGTAGTGGCGAGTCACTGTGCCGTGGGCGGCCTCAGACTCCACTGTGCGTCCATCAGGACAGATGAGCACACTGGTCATCATACCCAGGGAGCCGTAGCCTGAAACAGAATCACACAAACCACATTACCAACAGAACGTCTTTGTACCAGAAATGGCAAAATCAGCAATCTCTGTTTTGTATTGCAGTACAGTTTGGCAGCGGTCAGACTATTAGGACAGCTTCTACCAACCTTGTGCCACAGAGTCAGACTGCACGTCTCCATCGTAGTTCTTGCAGGCCCAAATGAAGCCTCCCTCAGACTTCATGGCCTGGGCGACCATGTCATCAATCAGACGGTGCTCATACCAGATGCCTTTGGCCTCAAACTGAGCACGGTATTCCCTGGAAACACAAGACGACGGACATTAATTATGACCTATATCTGGTATAAAAGTGTGTGCAACTGTGTGAGAAAGGGTTCATTTGCATGTGTTCACGTGGGTTTTTAAGTTCTTACTTCTCGTAGATCTCCTGGAAGATGTCTTTGAAGCGGCCGTCGTACTTCTTGAGGATGGTGTTCTTGGTGCTGAGATAGAGAGGCCAGGCTTTAGTCAGAGCCATCTGGAAGGAGCTGTGGGCAAAGTCCCTGATGGAGCTGTCTGTATTGTACATGCCCATGGCCACACCACctgtgcctgcacacacacaaatatagtTCATTACATATGCTCTGCAGTAACTTCACATATATTCTCACATATACAGCAGCACACCTTTatgtgtttgggtgtgtttaTTAACTGAATATacatgactgaataaatgatATCACACTGTTTCTTTCAAACTtggacaaacactgaaaaaacaccTTAAAAATAACCCCCTGTTGCTACCAGTCATCATCACTCCGCCTCTCTAATCTGTTTCAGTCAgctcagtgttcagtgttgagTGAGGAACTGAAACAAACAGATAAGCCATATCTTATATTTCCCCATTTACACTGTGAACACAAtggcaaatgtgtttgtaaaaGCTTTCCTCTGGTGCCAGTCCTGCGTAGTTATATTGACTGACACTCTATCACCCACTCACATTGTGATATTTGACATGTTTTTCATTATAGACAGATGGAAGTACGTCTACACACCTGAGACACGTGGATCTATGATACTGAAAGTACACAGTTAGGATTGTTGGGTATCCTGTCTGAACCCTTTTCGTATGTGAGAGATGGAGGCATGATGGTGCATCGTGCTGTCTGTGGTCTTACCCTGGAACTCATAGATGACATATTTAACTGGCTCTCCATTTGTGGGTGTGTAGGTCATCTCCACTTTCCCGGGCCCAGGCACCACGAAGTCTGTGGCTTTGTACTGTGGGGAGCACATTGAGAAAGACACGATTAATATTGTTAGAACACTGCTGTTTGACCTCATACCGCAAACATGTGACTGGGACAGGTTTTGAAAGGTAATGGTGTCAGATTGGGCTGTGCCAGTGTAAAAAACAGCTAAACACCAGACTGGACCGCTAGGTGTcacacttgactcagcagctgctccCCAGTGGAACATAATGAGACTGTAAGAGCCCACTTCAGTCCActtggtggcggtaatgcacctCTGAGCTGGTTTGCCGACAATTCAATTTAAATTTCCTTCTTCACGATTAAGTTTTCTTTGAGACTGTATTCACAACTCCCTAATACACTCGCAGTATGTACTGATTTGGCTTAAATGTAGCATGTACTATACAGACAAAGGCAACATGtacagttcacccaaaatacCTAGATGTCATACTGATTCTGAAAAAATTTCCAGTCTGCATCAGACCAGTTTGTCGCTTACTGTATCCCACAATGCAAAGCGTTGAAACGgaggaaacaggaaaacagTTTTTACTAATTTAATCTTGTGTAAGGAGAACAAATAACAGTTGTGACTACGCTGAAGCCTATCTGTAATGAACATATATAACTACATTATTCTCACTACTTTTGACAAAGCcatagggccctatttagatggtctaaaatgcaaagcgccaggcgtgcagcgcatgggcgtgtcccaggcacttgctagttagacatggcggagagtctaaaagggttggacttactctgtgaattagtcatgggtgtgttttgggcgtatcattcaataagccaatcagagtgtcacctctcattccctttaaaagaggcgcgattggagcgcatggcggagagctagttagatggcggacctaccaactgcAAAGAGTGagtgttttacagctgaggagacggatCTCCTCGTGCGGGAGGTGAGGGCCCGTCAGAACCAGATCTACAGGGACAGCAGACAGGCACCCAAGCTCCCCGAGGTAAAGCAGGCGTGGGATCACTAATACAAGAAAGATCTTACTAAATATCTGTGGAATATTATTCAaacctgttttcatcatataacagagcacagctgtcaggACTGCCGCGGAGCTCCCCAAGGTGCTGATCCTGCAGCTAGGACCTGTTCAGCGTTTTCTCCCCCACCCAcgtttgttaattgttttcacatgtttcctagagctgtgttctgcctcttatttgcatgtgtgtcctctctacactcagataacaatataataatataatataatgtataacATGTTACAATAAATGCAATGTGTGGGCTTTggttttcaatcaaaaaaatgattgattggtcagataatttcacaatttcatttgtcattattacaaattatgatgctcattattactgcgattagatcattctgattaatgactgaccattaagacgtgtttctgataaatattttaatgtgcacaataataatacacacattgtaatcatatttttatttgttatcttttgcatatgtgtggctgctccgtgtgtgtctgagcagagtgcacgcgcgttgtgcacccgcctagagatgcatattactaacttgtttaacagcgaaatactgcgccgttgactttagaccaggtttttgctggtcactggcgcatttgctttttacgccatctaactagcaacgcgccatgactgcgcctgaccactcgtcatttttagaccaacacacccagagaagcgcaagttcgtttgctagttagatgacgagGGCGCAGggtgtaaaaatgacaactgcatctgcatctaaatagcaatgacacttgcgacatggattatgcgccctccgccgtccgctttagaccTTCTAACTAGGGCCCATAATGTTTAAGTTAAGCCTGCCAGCTGACCTTTGATATCAGACAGACCACAACAGTAACTTTAGTGAGCTGCCAGTGTGAAAACAACAcgatataaatattttttgtcatgaGGGAAAGGACAGGACACAGAGGCAGTTATCTGCTGGTAAACTGCTGGTGAATCGCTGCTTTTTAGTAGCAGTGGTTTGCTATCAACACTAGCCATGCTACAATCTCGGAACCCATTGGCTATTACTCTGATGACGATAAGCCTTTGGTGGCAACGGCCAATACTTAAGGAGATCTGGTGTAACATGCAGATATATGGCCTCTTATTTGCCCCAGTCTTTTTAGCTAATCTCTTTCCCTGTGGTATGGGAAACTAGAACTTTTCCAATACCAATATCTTGTGCTGTTGACTACAGAGtccatatacatacacatgtatCTGTTAACAGAGATTAGCCGTGCTATTGTTTACCATTGCTTTGCAAAACCAGAAGCTGTCCAAGCCTGGACAAGGATTGATAAATGGTAAATGGGCCTGCGCTTGTagagcgcctttctagtcttccgaccactcaaagtgctttttacactacaagtcacattcagccattcacacactggtggccgaggctaccatacaagttGCCACAttttgggagcaatttgggttcagtatcttgctcaaggatactttgacatgcagactggaggtgGCGGAGATTGACccacctgctctacctcctgcaGCACAGTCGCCCAATTCTGCAACATAAATCAATTGAACTGTGTACTGCGTTTGTCAGCAGTATGCAATAGGCAAGAATCACCCCAAAGAACACATGAACTttctagtaaacaaacacaatgtgcATCGTACACGTCTTCACTCCCTCCACCTTTACTGAACtttgatctccttcatgttgtCAGCCTCGGTTTGGCATTAAGTTGTACACAGCCTGTCAGACACTTGTGGCTCCGTTAGTTTattcataaacaaacaaagtaGTTTCATCAAGTTGCCATATTGCTCTTTACTAATGCAATACAAGTTGGATTTAGAGCCGTGATTCTGCCGCCACAGCTTACCGATGCCggttactttttaatttgccagaaaGTGGCAGATTGACCAATGCCAGTTTAGCCAGtttgaatcaaatcaaactggTTTGCGCTCGAACACCAGACTGGCAAAACCAGAAATCAACCCTGGTGTTAGatcatcatcataaacaccTCTGCACCACTAGGCGTGTACCTGTAGTGACGTCAGCAGTATACGTATACCTCTGACATGTGTGGGATATTATGTAACTCGCAGCTATTTGACATTTCACCTGCATGACTCAGGAGAGCTCTGTCGACTTTGGCACAGAGCCTAAGGGTTGAACTTGTGATTTAGTTCTGTGGCCTTGCTGCAACTCGTTCAGGCTGTAGAGGTTTGTACATTATGGTCCAAAGGGCAGCTGATGAAATATAATTATTGACTGAGTCTCCTCTGATAACCCTGCAACCTCAACTCACTTTGTCACAGAGGTTTGCTGGAAAAAATTATGCTTCAGTAACAGTAGCACTTTTGTCACTGACAATAAGGGAGTTTGTAGAAGTTTCTCTGCACTTATATAAAGACTCTCACATGGTCCTGCACTTGAAGAGTGATTAAACTCTTCCTCATGTTTGGAAGCTTGAGCTCACTTCAACATGCAATTTTTAAACAGTAAACACTCTTCAGACATCAGCAGAGCACACCGTCCAACTGACCAATAGAGTACCTGATCTCCATGGGCGTGCCTGCCAATGATGATGGGCTTGGTCCAGCCAGGCACCAGGCGAGGGATGTTCTTGCACAGGATGGGCCCTCTGAACACTGTGCCTCCCAGGATGTTACGGATGGTGCCGTTGGGCGAACGCCACATCTGCTTCAGCTTGAACTCCTCCACGCGCTTCTCGTCTGGTGTGATGGTGGCGCACTTGACGCCCACGTTGTAACGGCGGACAGCCTCCGCCGCCTCAACTGTGACCTTGTCGTCTGTTGCATCTCGGTTCTCCATACCGAGGTCATAGCTgtgcagggagagagaaagagaatagAGTTTGAATTAGTAGAACCAGAGAAAAAGAATCTATAGCGTCCTGGAAATGTGTTGAAATTTTCTACACCTGTGCCGATACAAGttatagaaaaacaaaacttttttctgTACTTTCAgccatttaaacacattttaatcttttaacAAAACCTACCAAACCACAGGATGTATCAGTGTTACTAAATAACTCTGCCAATGTAAGATGatgtcaaacattttaaaagttgtCCTGCTTTAGATCTGGAAATGCATGATCTCAGAGTAAATAAATAAGCTTACGAATCTGCCAGATATTCAATGGTAGCTCCTTTTACTTGCCACTTTTAGATGCTCAATACTGCAAACATATTTCGGTCAGTGgttaaaaaagttttatattttgtgcTTCTAAGAATTAGAGTAAGCAGAGATGTAAAGACAAGGAAATGGTATTGTTTGTTGATTTTGAAGAAGGCCCAAAATTAAAGAAATGCATATAGAGCCAGAGTGTGCGACACTTGTCCTCTACAATCAAGGCGAAGAAATGGACCAAACAGACATGGAGACCGTTGATAATCTCCACAGCAGAGGCATGGGACGCCATAAACAAGAGCACTCTGTTTCAAGAAGGGCAGTGATTATTTACGCTTCAGTTGCACAGACACCCTGAAACACAACAAAGCACTAAAAGTGAACATATGCCAATGTTTTAGTTGGCTCCAAGCTAGTCTGTGAACGTTACAGCTGTGATGTGAAACATTATCACTGTGTCAAAAGACAGGGACGACATTAATAAGTAGTGAAAGAGAGACTGCGAGCTCGCCTCCAGCTTGAGGAACAACTCAAATTGCTACCAGGCCCTTTATTCCCTCAACATCTCGGATATTTATATTTCTTGCAAGACCCGGCCCAGTGACAACATCAAGAATAGCCATTAACCTTCTTCCACACTTCCTTCTCAGCACTGCAACTGTGCTCACTCTGTTCTTCTTTTTACGCCTGTTATTTGCCCAAGTGATGTGCACAGCCAGCCAGCAGCGCAGAGACAAAGGAAACAAGGAATCAATTGTGCAATGACGACTGGCCCTTCGCCAACGTAACTAGAAATGTTGCTCCACTTGTTGCACTCATGCAGGAGGAAGCTCACAAACTACTGACAGAAGGAATCATACTTCATGTGAAAACTAGATTAAGGTCAACGTGCTTGTCGTTCCTTGGAAGTATAGCATGCAGTGCTGTATGTGTGTTCCTCTGAACCCAACAGCATTGTTTGAAAGCAGCCACGACCTTTCACCCACTTTCCTCTTCCCCTTCCCCCATGAGCCAACACCAAGCCACAACAAGTCATGGATACATACGTCtgagcacagagagagaaagctgTACACAAACATATTCAGGTTTAACAAGAgtgttgtccttgtttgttattatatgtttgtttgtttgttttgctgtgtgcCTGTTTAACCTGGAACAAAGTGCATCAAGTCCTCGGACTCTATCCAGAGACCCTGAACAAGCTTTAATCGATATGCACATAATGAGCCTCTTCATATCTGGTATTAACACAAAGCATGGATGATTTAATTGTAAGTGGACAGCtttatgtctgtctgttcacacctggcgTTACAATGCGTCTCCGAATGTGTCCCCAATGACTACTTTGATCGAGTCTCACGTCACCACTTTATATGTACTGCGTTTGCAgggacagttggtgagagtccGCCCACAGGGCTCACTGTTACTGTATCATCACACGGCTAACATTAAACGACAGAGGTTGCTGGGACTGTTtaaaagctgctgctgtgttagcttgtgctaaccaggcagacgTTGAACTGACAGTTCTGGAGAAGGTGGCTTAGCACTGCATCTAACCCACGTAATGGCAGAAACAGAAAGTTTTCTTATCCAGCAGGGAGTCGTATAAGCGAggagagttgtctcacctttaagctaCTAATGGGGGTGGTAACAGAGCTGAATCAgcatctgtgtaaaagggacagtcGGCAGAATGGGACCGTGGATGGGactggtgtgacattttgaggaCATTTTAATGTGTGCAATCCACTCCCTAGCAGCTAACTCTAAGAAggccaaaaatgtctgcaaattggggagacaatgaggtccaggagctccttaccctccaagcagaggacgagatcagccgccatataacagggatgatGAATGATTGTTATCATTTAAAAATTGCTGCTGACGCATGTCACACAACACgcaaaaaaaattgcaaagatGGTGTAAAGAAGGGATTTAGTAGCGGCCCTGCTGAGCGATCTCTGTGTATAAAAGGCTATTAAAAACGCATTGGGTGCAGTCATGCCGTCCACCTCTGATTACCCAGGACGATGTtcataccaggtgtaaacagggccaTCCTGTCTGTTTTGTATCTGCAATTACTAGCAAAGTTTACTTTAAGTGTTCTTAAAGCGTCACGTGAGAAACATGTGACACCACTGAGCAGGTCTCAGTGCCAGTGGGTTATTTGTTTCTCCAGTGGCCTGATCAGTGACAGGTCTGCTTATTGAGAAATAATTATTACAACAGCGTAATTATTACACCATATTCAATCAAACATGTGCTTCCCACGCCTGTTGCACAATAAATCATTAACTTATACAATGAAATACAAGAAGTGATGATGAAAATTCTGCGACACATCTGTCAAAGCTATCAGAAAAAGGAAGTTCAAAGTGTCGGCTATCTGTCCGCACTACACAGTATGGAGACATTACGAGGGATGGGAACATCAGGGACTTGAACTTAACATAAAAAGGTCATGGAAATCACGATATAACTCAGAACAAAGTCCATGCAGGAGATAAGAGGAGGAGTGGGGTCAGATGAAGAAATGGATGCTCCCCTCGTTTGGGGTACTGACTGTAAGCGACTGCTATTTACTGGAAAAGGATCTTATCTGTGATCTCTGGTGCCACACTTTAGGAAACAGATTGTTACGTCACCTAGTAACTTGGGAATTTCTCCATAAAAATGTTTaggaaaaacaaccaatcagttAGCAGTATTTGAAGCATCTGTAGACAGAACTACATGTGCTATAATTACAAGGGATTACACACTGTACAGCAACTACTGCTTTGTAGGTGAGATAATAAAACTATCTGAGGAGACCTTTTGTTAAGGACAAGGCTCAGGGTGGGTTCTGATTTATAACAAACCCGAGCACCTTTTCACTGGGTGCTAATCACACACTCCTGATCTCACTCTTCATTGTAGTGGTGGTGCGAGGGTGGGGGTGTGAGGGCAGGATAAACAAGCCAAACTAGAAATCCCAGCACAGCAGGAGCTGTCACCTGAtaatcttttttctctctcacctAGTCGTCACTACTATTGGATGCATGGGTTACCACACTTTATCCTTTCGTCATATAAGGAGCGTATTCAAAGCCACAATGCAAACCCATGAACAGACATTTAATAAACCCAGGTGTACTGGTGACAAAAGCCCCGCACTTTCCATTAATCAGAAACATGAAAAGCAGGAAGTTGGTCTATAGCGCCATTGTGCACACCCTGCCGTCATCATACTTCACCTGTGCAGGTCGAGCTCCAGATACGGGAAGATGAGTTTCTCCTTAATGAGGTCCCAGATGACCCGAGTCATCTCATCTCCCTGCATCTCCACCACAGAGCCAGCCTTGATCTTCTGAGACATCTTTGAGCCTGGTGGTGGACACACgggacaaacacagagacatttgAGACAATGGTCTTAAAGCAAACAGACTGATCTGCGTGTTTTTTACTGATGTGTAATTATTATATTGCTTTGCTGGTTATTGTACTGATGCTTCTTGTTTGCACTGTCCCCCCTTGCTGCTGTAATGACGCAGATTTCCTACCAGTGGGACTAGTAAAGGATTATCTTCTTCTTAAAAAGAGAGATGGAATAAGGACAGTCAGAGATTGTAGCAGTATTTTATCTAGGTAAAAACATGTACGTTTGATGATAAAGATTTGCTGTTTGACACTGTAAAATCAAATAACTgtcttttattcattcattattcattttctgtgactgctatcctgttaggggtcacaggcaggctggagcctatcccagctgacactgggtgagaggcagggttcaccctggacaggtcaccagactatcacagggctgacacacagagacagacaaccattcacactcacattcacacctacagacaatttagagtcaccaaatTGAGGTGCATATCTTCGGACTGTGTGAAAATAGaagttataaaataaaatagaaatgtgtATTATGACacagtgtttaacactagtaTTTCAgatattaagaataaaaatatgttCACTGTGCAATCTGTAAGTGTGTACAAACATGTGTACTACTATGTTacattcagaaatataaaacatgtattGTGCTGTAATGgtcactacaatagaataaaaacaagaatagGATAAACATGGGAAATATGTACAGTTGTGTGCATTGTATGTTGATTAAGTGTACACGTTCAAGAGGTGCTTGTGAGAATAAAGTCTAATTATATATTAACTTGTTCAGAGATTTAACAAAAAACCTAGTTACAGATGAATCAGTCATTTAAATGTCTGACACTGACACCACAGACAAGAAAAGCTCCTCTCCACTTGACACTACAGTtttctgaatgaatgaatccatTCAAAGCATGAAGCAGACGTAGCCAGGCCATGACTCAGCATTTATCTGCTCCACCTGATTTACTCTTTATACACCCATGGATTTACCAACTCCATAATCCTCTTAAGTCTGTCAAAGTGAGCAACAAAACCCTGCAGCATATGGGTAACCAAACTTAATCCAGGCTGCATTGTGTCTCCAGCTTTTTGCTCATATTTAACATGTTCATGAAGGTGTGTGTGATATGATGtagcttcctgtgtgtgtgtgtgtgtgtgtgtgtgtgtgtgtgtgtgcatgcgtggtCACTTGATCATTAAATAAGCTTTACAAAAGgtagatttctgtgttttaaaagGGGGGCATAAAAGTT
Encoded here:
- the idh1 gene encoding isocitrate dehydrogenase [NADP] cytoplasmic encodes the protein MSQKIKAGSVVEMQGDEMTRVIWDLIKEKLIFPYLELDLHSYDLGMENRDATDDKVTVEAAEAVRRYNVGVKCATITPDEKRVEEFKLKQMWRSPNGTIRNILGGTVFRGPILCKNIPRLVPGWTKPIIIGRHAHGDQYKATDFVVPGPGKVEMTYTPTNGEPVKYVIYEFQGTGGVAMGMYNTDSSIRDFAHSSFQMALTKAWPLYLSTKNTILKKYDGRFKDIFQEIYEKEYRAQFEAKGIWYEHRLIDDMVAQAMKSEGGFIWACKNYDGDVQSDSVAQGYGSLGMMTSVLICPDGRTVESEAAHGTVTRHYRLHQQGKETSTNPIASIFAWTQGLLHRAKLDSNTELRVFAEALEAVCVETIEAGFMTKDLAICIKGLPNVTRADYLNTFEFLDKLAENLKSKLANQPKL